Proteins from a single region of Natrinema amylolyticum:
- a CDS encoding ABC transporter ATP-binding protein yields MSNREHRLEGYRDAVEWPLVRLFAQFSRERRHWFSIGLLAGLFERLASLIPPFVLGVAIDAVFNQTTAYELPLVPADIVPSTTEGQLWFSFGIIFGCYVLTALLATVRMLSVDYFSHHLMHVVRTSTYDKMQQLDVRFFDGHEKGELMSILNNDISNFEQFFDDALTRAVRIGTVLVGITVLLVYLNWQLAIVTLGAVPLLTAFTLWFMRRVEPVYDRIRSSVGGMNTRLENNLGGIHLIKTMTTESYESDRVTDVSYRYFDTNWERIKLNTLYHPGSNFVTNASFAATFIIGGYWVVVGPPPLFSGTLTVGSLVTFLFMSQRFTGPLKQIAVIIEQYENARASGKRVVGLMDMPVAIEDREDATELTDVDGRVEYDDVSFAYDPDEEYVLEDVSFEADPGETVAFVGPTGAGKSTVVRLLMRMYETDEGEVRIDGHDVRDVTLSSLREAIGYVSQDNYLFGGTVRENIAYGTFDATDEEVVAAAEAAQAHAFIEELPDGYDTEVGEEGVKLSGGQRQRIALARIIISDPEILVLDEATSDVDTETEMLIQRSIEEITADRTTFVIAHRLSTVRDADTILVLDDGEIVERGSHDALLEADGLYANLWKVQAGEINDLPETFVERITQNN; encoded by the coding sequence GTGTCCAACAGAGAACACCGATTAGAGGGGTATCGTGATGCAGTCGAATGGCCGCTGGTCCGTCTCTTCGCCCAATTTAGTCGGGAGCGTCGCCACTGGTTCTCGATCGGACTCCTCGCCGGCTTGTTCGAGCGGCTGGCGTCGCTGATCCCGCCGTTCGTCCTCGGCGTCGCGATCGACGCCGTGTTCAACCAAACGACGGCGTACGAACTGCCGCTCGTTCCTGCAGATATCGTCCCGTCGACGACGGAGGGACAACTCTGGTTCTCGTTCGGGATCATCTTCGGGTGTTACGTGCTCACGGCGCTGCTGGCGACGGTGCGGATGCTCTCCGTCGACTACTTCTCGCACCACCTGATGCACGTCGTTCGCACGTCGACGTACGACAAGATGCAACAGCTGGACGTTCGCTTCTTCGATGGCCACGAGAAAGGCGAACTCATGAGCATCCTGAACAACGACATCTCCAACTTCGAGCAGTTCTTCGACGACGCGCTCACCAGAGCAGTTCGGATCGGGACGGTGCTCGTCGGCATCACCGTGCTTCTCGTCTATCTGAACTGGCAGCTCGCGATCGTAACGCTGGGAGCGGTCCCCCTGCTCACCGCGTTCACGCTGTGGTTCATGCGCCGGGTCGAGCCGGTCTACGACCGGATCAGATCGAGCGTCGGCGGCATGAACACCCGCCTCGAGAACAACCTCGGCGGAATCCACCTCATCAAGACGATGACGACGGAGTCCTACGAGTCCGACCGCGTCACCGACGTCTCCTACCGCTACTTCGATACGAACTGGGAACGGATCAAGCTCAACACGTTGTACCATCCGGGGAGTAACTTCGTCACGAACGCGTCGTTCGCGGCGACGTTCATCATCGGTGGCTACTGGGTCGTCGTCGGACCGCCGCCGCTGTTCAGCGGGACGCTCACCGTCGGCTCGCTCGTCACGTTCCTGTTCATGAGCCAGCGGTTCACCGGTCCGCTCAAACAGATCGCGGTCATCATCGAGCAGTACGAGAACGCGCGCGCGTCCGGCAAGCGCGTCGTCGGCCTCATGGACATGCCCGTCGCCATCGAGGACCGCGAGGACGCGACGGAACTGACCGACGTTGACGGCCGCGTCGAGTACGACGACGTGAGCTTCGCCTACGATCCCGACGAGGAGTATGTCCTCGAGGACGTCTCGTTCGAGGCCGACCCGGGCGAGACGGTCGCGTTCGTCGGCCCGACCGGTGCGGGCAAGTCCACGGTGGTCCGACTCCTCATGCGAATGTACGAGACCGACGAGGGGGAGGTCCGGATCGACGGCCACGACGTCCGCGACGTGACGCTGTCGAGTCTTCGGGAGGCGATCGGCTACGTCAGTCAGGACAACTACCTCTTCGGCGGGACCGTCAGGGAGAACATCGCCTACGGGACGTTCGACGCGACCGACGAGGAAGTCGTCGCGGCCGCCGAGGCCGCACAGGCCCACGCGTTCATCGAGGAGCTTCCGGACGGGTACGACACTGAGGTCGGCGAGGAGGGGGTCAAACTCTCCGGCGGGCAACGCCAGCGCATCGCGCTCGCGCGCATCATCATCTCGGATCCGGAGATCCTCGTGTTGGACGAGGCGACCAGCGACGTCGACACCGAGACGGAGATGCTCATCCAGCGCTCGATCGAGGAGATCACCGCCGACAGAACGACGTTCGTCATCGCCCACCGACTGTCGACCGTCCGCGACGCCGACACCATCCTCGTCCTCGACGACGGTGAGATCGTCGAGCGGGGGAGCCACGACGCGTTGCTCGAGGCGGACGGCCTCTACGCGAACCTCTGGAAGGTACAGGCCGGCGAGATCAACGATCTCCCGGAGACGTTCGTCGAGCGCATTACACAGAACAACTGA